The following proteins come from a genomic window of bacterium:
- a CDS encoding HEAT repeat domain-containing protein, giving the protein MNKKRIVWILSVIFMFVSLSDKLGAQTSSSSRRRSSSSSGIGSSSSSSSSGTSNERASIVTDLLVAYVIGGMLRNPDSNVRKQAIQSLAKGLSSTNTSSSSSSSSTSTSGVRERLFGTGSSSSSSSSSSSDSSSGLGPMIYIPDLYVLLADPDPEVKDLASAGLDLIMGTEVTILRLMNDPEPLIRNYATKIYATRIFANAQSSGTSRSSSTTEGEGDISELFALRTMLVRLKYESNVEVRKTIKDAIEWYITKGASDTSGGRGGRESDIFSGMFGVDPNVLKFLDDPDPELRKNAIRVVSSAETNYDVLIMFMERLKTETDDGVRQELQTAIDNFVRSSLDSQRGRRGDRRSQPAPAPAAPARTPETPNWTLE; this is encoded by the coding sequence ATGAATAAAAAAAGAATAGTTTGGATTTTAAGTGTAATATTTATGTTTGTTTCTTTGAGTGATAAATTAGGTGCGCAGACTTCTTCGTCTTCAAGAAGAAGAAGTTCTAGTAGTTCAGGTATTGGTAGTTCTTCCAGTTCTTCATCTTCAGGTACATCAAACGAAAGAGCCTCAATTGTTACAGATTTGCTTGTGGCTTACGTAATTGGAGGAATGTTACGAAACCCTGACTCTAATGTTAGAAAACAAGCGATACAATCTTTGGCTAAAGGGTTATCTTCTACAAATACCAGTTCTTCATCTTCAAGTTCTTCTACCAGTACATCAGGGGTGAGAGAAAGGCTTTTTGGTACAGGGTCATCTTCGTCTTCTTCCTCGTCCTCTTCCTCAGATTCTTCAAGCGGTTTAGGGCCAATGATATATATTCCCGATTTGTATGTTTTGTTAGCAGATCCTGACCCAGAGGTGAAAGACCTTGCCTCAGCTGGGCTTGACCTTATTATGGGCACAGAAGTTACTATTTTAAGGTTAATGAATGACCCAGAACCTTTAATAAGAAATTACGCGACGAAAATATATGCAACAAGAATTTTTGCTAATGCTCAATCGTCAGGAACTTCAAGATCATCATCAACAACAGAAGGTGAGGGAGATATTTCTGAACTGTTTGCTTTAAGAACAATGCTTGTAAGACTAAAATATGAGTCTAATGTTGAGGTAAGAAAAACTATAAAAGATGCTATAGAATGGTATATTACTAAAGGTGCTAGCGATACAAGCGGTGGTAGAGGTGGAAGAGAATCAGATATTTTTTCTGGCATGTTTGGTGTAGACCCAAATGTTTTAAAGTTTTTGGATGACCCAGATCCTGAACTAAGAAAGAATGCTATACGTGTAGTTTCTTCTGCTGAAACAAACTATGATGTTCTTATTATGTTTATGGAAAGGCTCAAAACTGAAACTGATGATGGTGTTAGACAAGAGTTACAGACTGCTATAGATAACTTTGTAAGAAGTAGTTTAGATTCACAACGTGGTAGAAGAGGTGACAGGAGAAGTCAGCCTGCTCCAGCACCAGCAGCGCCTGCAAGAACACCAGAAACTCCCAATTGGACATTGGAATAA